A portion of the Zymoseptoria tritici IPO323 chromosome 8, whole genome shotgun sequence genome contains these proteins:
- a CDS encoding glycine--tRNA ligase has protein sequence MATDYKTLAGQEFDRGAFESLLRRKVFLWQSFEPYGATKGLFDYGPPLETLESEVISIWRDHFIRSEKMMALKCSMLTPYQVLKTSGHVDKFADFMCKDPKTGEILRTDHLIKDVIETRLKGDREARGENVSDEPEDPKKKKKASKVAKTAVKLEESVKKEYEHLLATLDDCTGEDMGALIKKHDIRNPISGNEVEPPVSVNLMFQTQIGASGKEPAFLRPETAQGQFLSFQKLLEYSDGQLPFASASIGYSFRNELSPRSGLLRVREFLMAEIEHFVDPQSGKEHPKFHTVKDVKLPLLSRDVQQAGGSTPVNVTIGEAVSTTLVDNETLGFFIVRIYQFMQKIGIDMGKLRFRQHMANEMAHYAADCWDCELLTSYGWVECVGCADRSAYDLSVHMKATGVPLQVREPLKEPKRVEEFVAQLDKKKSGPKFKKDAGKVQAALDALTQDIKEKLSISMQQDGKVEIEVPDMGKVDLEKDIVTIQKEVRTETMREYIPNVIEPSFGIGRILYSLMEHVYWTREGDAARSVMSFKPTVAPVKVLVVPLQKDVRFADLLQTLEHRLDDDQLSFKVDQSGVSIGKRYSRNDELGIPFGITIDYQSLEDNTFTLRDRDTCKQVRASLDQILEAVSKMVKGKEAWSEVQKRLPAFEGKEEEKE, from the exons ATGGCGACCGACTACAAGACATTGGCTGGTCAGGAGTTTGATCGCGGCGCGTTCGaatctcttcttcgtcgcaaGGTCTTCCTATGGCAGTCTTTCGAACCATATGGCGCCACCAAAGGACTTTTCGACTATGGCCCGCCGCTTGAGACATTGGAGTCAGAGGTCATCAGCATCTGGCGAGACCACTTCATCCGAtcggagaagatgatggcCCTGAAGTGCTCCATGTTGACGCCGTACCAAGTCCTCAAGACATCTGGCCACGTTGATAAATTTGCCGACTTCATGTGCAAGGACCCGAAGACCGGCGAAATTCTCCGCACAGATCATTTGATCAAGGATGTCATTGAGACGAGGCTGAAGGGTGATCGCGAAGCTCGCGGCGAGAATGTCAGCGACGAGCCAGAAGacccgaagaagaagaagaaggcttcCAAGGTCGCGAAGACAGCTGTCAAGCTGGAGGAGAGCGTCAAGAAGGAGTACGAGCACCTTCTTGCCACCCTCGACGACTGCACTGGTGAGGATATGGGAGCTTTGATCAAGAAGCACGATATCCGAAACCCAATCTCTGGCAACGAGGTCGAGCCTCCTGTTTCCGTCAACCTGATGTTCCAGACTCAAATTGGCGCTTCTGGAAAGGAGCCTGCTTTCCTCCGACCAGAGACCGCCCAAGGCCAATTCCTCTCATTCCAAAAGCTCCTCGAGTACAGTGACGGACAATTGCCATTCGCCTCTGCCTCCATCGGCTACTCCTTCCGTAACGAGCTCTCTCCACGCTCCGGTCTGCTGCGAGTACGTGAATTCCTCATGGCTGAAATCGAGCACTTTGTCGACCCGCAGAGCGGCAAGGAGCACCCTAAGTTCCACACAGTCAAGGACGTCAAGCTCCCACTTCTGTCTCGTGATGTTCAGCAGGCTGGAGGCTCTACACCGGTCAACGTGACGATCGGTGAGGCGGTCTCAACCACACTCGTCGACAACGAGACCCTCGGCTTCTTCATTGTCCGCATCTACCAGTTCATGCAGAAAATCGGCATCGACATGGGCAAGCTGCGCTTTAGACAGCACATGGCGAATGAAATGGCTCATTACGCTGCCGACTGCTGGGATTGTGAGCTGCTTACCTCCTACGGCTGGGTGGAGTGTGTTGGATGTGCTGACCGCAGCGCGTACGATCTCAGTGTGCACATGAAGGCTACCGGGGTGCCTCTTCAAGTTCGGGAGCCATTGAAGGAGCCCAAGCGGGTTGAGGAATTCGTGGCGCAACttgacaagaagaagtcgggACCAAAGTTCAAGAAAGACGCTGGAAAGGTGCAAGCTGCTCTTGATGCCTTGACACAAGACATCAAGGAGAAGCTCAGCATCAGCATGCAGCAAGACGGCAAGGTTGAGATTGAAGTACCTGACATGGGCAAGGTCGATCTGGAGAAGGACATTGTCACGATTCAGAAGGAGGTTCGCACAGAGACGATGAGGGAGTACATTCCCAATGTTATTGAACCTTCATTCGGTATTGGTCGCATTCTATACAGCTTGATGGAGCACGTCTACTGGACGAGAGAGGGCGATGCCGCTCGATCG GTCATGTCCTTCAAGCCGACCGTGGCACCCGTCaaagtcctcgtcgtcccACTTCAAAAGGATGTGCGCTTCGCCGATCTCTTGCAAACACTCGAGCACCGTCTCGATGACGACCAGCTCTCCTTCAAGGTCGACCAGTCCGGCGTCAGCATCGGCAAGCGCTACTCCCGCAACGACGAGCTCGGAATCCCCTTCGGCATCACGATCGACTACCAGAGTCTGGAAGACAACACTTTCACGCTCCGCGATCGTGATACGTGCAAGCAGGTTCGTGCTAGCCTTGATCAAATCCTCGAGGCTGTGAGCAAGATGGTCAAGGGTAAGGAGGCGTGGAGCGAGGTGCAGAAGCGTCTGCCGGCATTCGAgggcaaggaggaggagaaggagtaG
- a CDS encoding G protein alpha subunit has product MWFTDVYDRFIRQSVKENARAQKGSAPQLRAVDTRATVTNPSSSKQTTQIQQDTTEQPDDSGVSSFPVGPSDSTAHGHASQTSEVRIPRTSRGDKESHTKSRRIDQGLEADAKRLRRQCDVLLIGTSDHDIDVLLEHLLLLYDPGEKQYTATELLIYRQIVYRTLVQYAKAIAHAAMESEHAAMESESPAGEISRRRIEAILSCAVDPDPAIPLNADFGLAVTWLWTEYADCRQDLFMPHYASYFLQKADRICMSTYKPSGEDVLKVRSSMNEVKIQMGALSVNLTRVKQENRERKNVLAMFEHVTSIIFCVDLSRYDVPWLDTANGLMEPLVFFDSVVNSRWFMRASVILLLGNAGSFRAKMAHSPLKQYFPDYNGGDDLNRGAKYILWRFHQLNRARLALYPHLLELDDVTSLRVIFAAIKETILRNAMQDIGIKGLE; this is encoded by the exons ATGTGGTTTACGGACGTCTACGACAGATTCATCAGACAGTCTGTCAAGGAGAATGCGAGGGCTCAGAAGGGAAGCGCTCCGCAACTTCGCGCCGTTGACACGAGAGCCACAGTCACGAACCCGTCGTCTTCTAAGCAAACCACGCAAATTCAGCAAGACACCACAGAACAGCCTGATGATTCGGGTGTGTCCAGCTTCCCAGTTGGACCTTCGGATTCGACCGCCCACGGTCATGCAAGCCAGACCTCAGAAGTACGAATTCCGCGGACATCGAGGGGTGATAAAGAGTCACACACAAAATCTCGAAGAATAGACCAGGGTCTAGAGGCGGACGCCAAGCGCCTGCGTCGGCAGTGCGATGTACTCTTGATAGGCACTTCTGACCACGATATCGATGTCCTCCTCGAGCATCTACTGCTTCTTTACGATCCTGGAGAGAAACAATACACTGCAACAGAGCTGCTTATCTACCGACAAATTGTGTACCGAACGCTAGTACAATATGCAAAGGCGATTGCACATGCCGCAATGGAGTCCGAGCATGCTGCAATGGAGTCCGAGTCGCCAGCAGGGGAAATTTCCCGCCGCAGAATCGAGGCGATACTGTCTTGCGCGGTCGACCCAGATCCTGCAATACCCCTGAACGCGGACTTCGGATTGGCTGTGACTTGGCTCTGGACAGAATATGCCGACTGTCGACAAGATCTCTTTATGCCACACTATGCATCATA CTTCCTCCAGAAGGCGGATCGAATATGCATGTCTACGTACAAACCCTCGGGAGAAGACGTGCTCAAGGTACGAAGCAGTATGAACGAAGTGAAGATTCAGATGGGTGCTCTATCGGTCAACCTTACCCGTGTGAAGCAAGAGAACCGCGAGCGGAAGAACGTACTCGCCATGTTCGAGCACGTCACGAGCATCATTTTCTGCGTTGACCTCTCGCGGTATGATGTGCCGTGGCTTGACACAGCAAATGGTCTCATGGAACCTCTGGTCTTCTTCGACAGTGTAGTCAATTCGCGATGGTTCATGAGAGCCTCGGTGATACTGCTGCTGGGCAATGCTGGATCGTTCAGGGCCAAGATGGCACACTCGCCTCTCAAGCAGTACTTTCCCGACTACAACGGAGGGGATGACCTCAACAGGGGCGCCAAGTACATTCTGTGGAGATTCCACCAGCTCAACCGCGCCCGCCTCGCACTTTATCCGCACTTACTGGAACTCGACGATGTAACTTCCTTGCGCGTTATTTTTGCTGCGATCAAGGAGACCATTCTCCGCAATGCAATGCAAGACATCGGAATcaagggattagagtag
- the MDH2 gene encoding malate DEHYDROGENASE, NAD-dependent (malate dehydrogenase; malic dehydrogenase; L-malate dehydrogenase; NAD-L-malate dehydrogenase; malic acid dehydrogenase; NAD-dependent malic dehydrogenase; NAD-malate dehydrogenase; NAD-malic dehydrogenase; malate (NAD) dehydrogenase; NAD-dependent malate dehydrogenase; NAD-specific malate dehydrogenase; NAD-linked malate dehydrogenase; MDH; L-malate-NAD+ oxidoreductase) — protein MKAVVAGASGGIGQPLSLLLKASPLVDHLSLYDVVNTLGVTADLSHISSIATIDGYLPENGEGLKKALKGADIVVIPAGIPRKPGMTRDDLFKINAGIVQGLVQGIAETCPDAFILIISNPVNSTVPIAAEVLKKAGKFNPKKLFGVTTLDVVRAETFVQSLTGTKDPAKTVIPVVGGHSGETIVPLFSKAEPSVSIPQDKLDALTNRVQFGGDEVVKAKDGAGSATLSMAYAGFRFAERVMEAAKGKSGVVENTFVYLPGVTGGDELVKETGLEYFSAPVTLGKNGAESIQNIVKEANDYEKKLLEKCYEGLKGNIEKGIEFVKNPPPPQEKK, from the exons ATGAAGGCCG TCGTCGCAGGAGCATCCGGTGGAATCGGACAGCCGCTGTCTCTTCTCCTCAAGGCCTCTCCTCTGGTCGACCACCTGTCCCTTTACGATGTCGTCAACACCCTCGGTGTAACCGCCGACCTGTCCCACATCTCGTCCATTGCCACCATCGACGGCTACCTCCCAGAGAACGGCGAGGGCTTGAAGAAGGCCTTGAAGGGCGCCGACATCGTTGTCATTCCGGCCGGCATTCCCC GCAAGCCAGGCATGACCCGTGATGACCTGTTCAAGATCAACGCTGGAATCGTCCAGGGCCTCGTCCAGGGCATCGCCGAGACCTGCCCAGATGCTTTCATCTTGATCATCTCCAACCCCGTCAACAGCACCGTCCCAATCGCCGCCGAGGTCCTCAAGAAGGCCGGCAAGTTCAACCCAAAGAAGCTCTTCGGTGTCACCACCCTCGATGTCGTCCGCGCCGAGACCTTTGTCCAGTCCCTCACTGGCACCAAGGACCCAGCCAAGACCGTTATCCCAGTCGTTGGTGGTCACTCCGGCGAGACTATTGTCCCACTCTTCTCCAAGGCCGAGCCATCCGTCAGCATTCCTCAAGACAAGCTCGATGCTCTCACCAACC GCGTCCAATTCGGTGGTGACGAGGTCGTCAAGGCAAAGGACGGAGCTGGCTCAGCCACTCTCTCCATGGCCTACGCTGGTTTCCGCTTCGCCGAGAGGGTCATGGAGGCCGCCAAGGGCAAGTCTGGAGTTGTCGAGAACACTTTCGTCTACCTTCCTGGTGTGACCGGCGGTGACGAGCTTGTCAAGGAGACCGGTCTTGAGTACTTTTCCGCTCCTGTCACGCTCGGCAAGAATGGTGCCGAGTCGATCCAGAACATCGTCAAGGAGGCCAACGACTATGAGAAGAAGCTGCTCGAGAAGTGCTACGAGGGTCTCAAGGGCAACATTGAGAAGGGTATCGAGTTCGTCAAGaacccacctcctccacaagAAAAGAA GTAG
- the EPL2401 gene encoding Polycomb enhancer protein (Enhancer of Polycomb, an essential histone H4/H2A acetyltransferase complex protein) — MSTRNARHVRQRKLNTKQPLRIIRENEIEETLEDEAQRLIPQFDTGVEKGEEVEVHLQAVINAANASVSGLKTKQSFIPTPDATKARDVKYDELYPKGFASPYSYIRFSSTVEDSIGTAYCMNEEDEAFLSQLNDGKDVNGQPLKEKSNQCSEDVFEEVIESFEETSQRLQPFANVDANVPILTLDEIEQARETPLTPEAQRFQRPIYQYWAVRKRNRALMPTIKVRVLDTTSEADDADPYVCFRRREVRQTRKTRGRDAQVVEKLKKLRIELEQARQLVDLVRSREELNKQNLEISRKVFEERRKLKEVKVTKNIVGEKGEDEELLVNTKPTAKTKGRGDGSSQRPATIRLRSVGERSAPENDLISLADLQAEAEAQVNQTIENRKFQHRRWNSQWHDGTWGPLTPPADPADKRPKWSPLFPDSFGYPSPPPSLPSPTSQDRDGDTEMANSKPQGEADSEAEAQFRFTFSVPPPSSMETYFGEPSLFGKDLVNPSCRLRYGRGGRVHLEARRPRPRGALSRGVVSDSDSDDEMEEYYPVSEAKTFDYRCALNSRARPEGGRPSGDQAAIMAGAQQAAAAQQSGAGGSS; from the exons ATGTCCACGCGGAATGCACGACATGTCAGGCAACGGAAGCTCAACACGAAGCAGCCGCTGCGCATAATCCGCGAGAATGAAATCGAAGAGACTCTCGAAGATGAAGCGCAGCGGCTCATTCCCCAATTCGACACGGGTGtcgagaagggcgaggaagtG GAAGTCCATCTCCAAGCCGTCATCAACGCTGCCAACGCGAGTGTGTCAGGTTTGAAGACGAAGCAGAGTTTCATCCCGACACCCGATGCGACCAAAGCGAGAGACGTCAAATATGACGAGCTGTACCCCAAAGGTTTCGCTTCGCCATACTCGTACATTCGATTCAGTTCGACGGTCGAGGACAGCATTGGCACGGCGTATTGCATGAAtgaagaggacgaggcgTTCCTCTCCCAGCTCAACGACGGCAAGGACGTCAATGGGCAGCCGCTCAAGGAGAAGTCCAACCAGTGTTCCGAGGATGTCTTCGAAGAGGTCATCGAATCGTTCGAGGAGACCAGCCAACGACTGCAACCGTTTGCCAATGTCGACGCTAATGTGCCGATACTGACGCTTGATGAGATCGAGCAAGCGCGCGAGACACCTCTCACGCCAGAAGCGCAGAGGTTTCAGCGTCCGATATACCAGTATTGGGCTGTAAGGAAGAGGAACCGTGCCCTCATGCCGACCATCAAAGTCCGCGTGCTGGACACCACATCCGAAGCCGATGACGCAGATCCGTATGTATGCTTCCGACGTCGCGAGGTCCGTCAAACCCGCAAGACCAGAGGTCGAGATGCGCAAgtggtggagaagctgaagaaACTCCGCATCGAGCTGGAGCAAGCGCGGCAATTGGTCGACCTGGTCCGAAGTCGGGAGGAATTAAACAAGCAGAATCTTGAAATCAGTCGGAAAGTGTTTGAGGAGCGTCGTAAACTCAAAGAGGTCAAAGTTACGAAGAACATCGTTGGCGAAAAgggagaggacgaagagCTGCTCGTCAACACAAAG CCCACTGCCAAGACCAAGGGTCGAGGAGATGGCAGCTCGCAGCGTCCAGCGACCATCCGGCTTCGTTCGGTGGGTGAGAGATCTGCTCCGGAGAACGACCTTATCTCGCTGGCGGACCTGCAAGCCGAGGCGGAGGCGCAGGTCAACCAGACCATTGAGAACCGGAAATTCCAGCACCGGCGATGGAATAGTCAATGGCATGACGGGACGTGGGGTCCTCTCACTCCGCCGGCTGACCCTGCGGACAAACGACCGAAGTGGAGTCCGCTCTTCCCGGACAGCTTCGGCTAtccatcaccacctccctccctgCCTTCACCGACCTCGCAAGATCGAGACGGCGACACCGAAATGGCCAACTCAAAGCCGCAAGGAGAAGCAGACTCCGAAGCAGAGGCACAATTTCGCTTCACCTTCTCCGTGCCGCCTCCCTCATCCATGGAGACATATTTTGGCGAACCCAGCCTGTTCGGTAAGGATCTCGTCAACCCATCTTGCCGTCTGCGGTACGGACGCGGCGGTCGTGTCCATCTCGAAGCGCGAAGACCAAGACCTCGGGGCGCGCTGAGTAGAGGCGTCGTTTCTGATAGTGACAGTGACGACGAAATGGAGGAGTACTATCCCGTCTCGGAGGCAAAAACTTTCGATTATCGGTGTGCTCTTAACAGTCGCGCGCGGCCAGAGGGTGGGAGGCCTAGCGGAGATCAGGCCGCAATTATGGCGGGCGCGCAacaggcggcggcggcgcagcAAAGTGGCGCAGGAGGTTCGAGTTGA